The Linepithema humile isolate Giens D197 chromosome 7, Lhum_UNIL_v1.0, whole genome shotgun sequence genome has a window encoding:
- the LOC137001042 gene encoding uncharacterized protein, translating to MSNTATNREATKSQNSDTRRQQTPVENISHAHFDRKKSCKPSLVSTINQKIRSKLPTFGNPLKRFMKSKNPREVDSEVENVNHREIHSPVLEKVDELVNLDSASTLNEQNKTKSNTSIYQPEHHLADVARTRESHQDLSSYFSEDPDEPSTSATNTIVLSASIFDRDVEGTEPSENLRSTTVTSTASTSLGSELTETVSNSMNTEEVSDADFTDALQRGTIIALTPMELAFSTQLGSEINNVPETAESRTRDQRIGRDDPREFFDRTLRMMIRKPICPREDEPSIY from the exons ATGAGTAATACGGCGACTAACAGGGAAGCTACGAAATCTCAGAATTCAGATACCCGCAGGCAACAAACGCCCGTGGAGAATATATCACATGCTCATTTTGATCGTAAAAAGTCTTGTAAGCCATCTCTCGTTTCCACAATAAATCAGAAG ATTAGATCGAAACTGCCCACCTTTGGTAATCCCCTGAAGCGTTTTATGAAATCGAAGAACCCGAGAGAAGTCGATTCCGAAGTGGAGAACGTAAATCACCGCGAAATTCATTCACCCGTTCTTGAAAAAGTCGATGAACTCGTGAATCTGGACAGTG CGTCTACATTGAAcgaacaaaataaaacgaaGAGCAATACCTCGATTTATCAACCCGAGCATCATCTCGCGGATGTTGCAAGGACGCGCGAATCTCACCAGGACCTCTCCAGTTATTTCTCGGAAGACCCTGATGAACCTTCGACCTCCGCTACGAACACTATCGTGCTCTCCGCGAGCATCTTCGATCGCGATGTCGAGGGAACGGAGCCGA GCGAGAATCTACGAAGCACGACAGTGACGTCGACGGCTTCCACGTCGCTCGGAAGTGAGCTAACCGAAACCGTCTCGAATTCCATGAACACCGAGGAAGTGTCGGACGCGGATTTCACGGACGCGTTGCAGCGCGGCACTATCATCGCGTTAACTCCCATGGAACTAGCGTTCTCCACTCAATTAGG gAGCGAGATTAATAATGTGCCCGAAACAGCGGAGTCGAGGACGCGAGATCAAAGGATAGGCCGGGATGATC
- the eff gene encoding ubiquitin-conjugating enzyme E2-17 kDa: MALKRINKELQDLGRDPPAQCSAGPVGDDLFHWQATIMGPPDSPYQGGVFFLTIHFPTDYPFKPPKVAFTTRIYHPNINSNGSICLDILRSQWSPALTISKVLLSICSLLCDPNPDDPLVPEIARIYKTDREKYNELAREWTRKYAM, from the exons ATGGCTTTAAAGCGAATTAATAAG gAACTTCAGGATCTCGGTAGAGATCCGCCGGCACAGTGTTCGGCTGGACCTGTAGGAGATGATT tATTCCACTGGCAAGCAACCATTATGGGACCA ccGGACAGCCCATATCAAGGAGGAGTATTTTTCCTAACAATACATTTCCCAACAGATTATCCATTCAAACCACCTAAG GTCGCATTCACGACTAGAATCTATCATCCTAATATCAACAGTAATGGAAGTATTTGTTTGGATATTCTAAGATCGCAGTGGTCTCCCGCACTCACTATATCAAAGG tGTTATTGTCAATATGCTCCCTGCTGTGTGATCCAAATCCAGACGACCCATTGGTACCAGAGATAGCCAGGATATACAAAACTGACAGGgagaaatataatgaattGGCACGTGAATGGACGCGCAAGTATGCCATGTGA